ACGTTGCGCTATTAGCTGATTAAACTTAATTCGTGTTTCTTGTTGTTGGAACAACCGCGCTTTTCGCGGCGACAAAAACCATCTTAACATGCAGGTTAATGTCTGTCAACAACTTTTTTATATTGTTTAATTTGCTATATTTGTGTGCCGCAACAATGCTCTCTCGCGGCGACAAGTAATAATATAACACACGGACATAAAACGCGCAACCCTAAACTATAAAAAAATCAATTCGTATCTTACATCTCATAAAGGAGGGTAGCAATTGGCCTAAATCATATCGATTAATGTTGGGTTTTCTTTTTTATACTATAGAATACTTTGTTGCTATTATTGTTGTCTTCGTGATCGATACACTCGCTCACTTATTAGCCACACCCTCAGCTATAAAAAAACAGCACTCACAGGAGCGAACCTGTGGTGCTGGGTGATCATACACTCGCTCACCTTATTAGCCACACCCTCAGCTATAAAAAAACAGCACTCACAGGAGCGAACCTGTGGTGCTGGGCAATCGATTACTTACATCAGTGAGTGCATACTCTTGTAGTTCTGTTCCTTATTCCACTAGCCATATAAAGTAAGCAATGAAAACGAAGAACAGTACATACATAATAGGATGAACTTGACGGTATTCTCCTTTAAAGACCTTCATCAATGGATAAAGAACGAACCCTAGTGCAATTCCATTTGCGATGCTGTAGGTTAAAGGCATTGTAATCACAGTGACAAACGCAGGTATCGCGTACTCTAACTTCTGCCATAAAATCGAAGATAAAGAACCCGCCATCAGTACACCTACAATGATAAGAGCAGGTGCAGTTACTTCAGAAGTGAAGACACCTAATAATGGAGAGAAAAACATTGATATTAAAAACAATGCTGCCACAACGACTGATGTGAAGCCTGTTCTTCCCCCAACGGCTACACCTGCAGAAGACTCTACATATGACGTAGTGGTTGAAGTCCCTAATAAAGAACCTGTAATGGTGGCTATAGAATCTGAACTTAACGCTTTATTAGCTCTTGGCAATTTGCCGTCTTTCAGTAGGCCCGCTTGATTTGCTACAGCTATCAAGGTCCCAGCTGTGTCGAAGAAATCTACAAATAAAAATGTGAAGACTACAATAAGCAGTTGGGTTGTTAAGACTTCGGGATTGTTTAATGGATAGGTGATCGCTTGCATAAAAGTAGGCTCTAGACTAGGGATAGCTGAAACAACTTTTTGAGGTGGGTCAATTAAGCCTACAACCACACCCGCTACAGCGGTAGCGACCATACCGTAGAAAATACCACCTTTAAACCCTCTAATCATAAATAGTGCTGAAACAAGTACACCAAAAACAGATAAAAGAGTGAGAGGGTCTGTCAAGTGTCCCATTCCCACAATAGTAGCTGGATTGCTGATAACGATCCCTGCATTTTGTAGACCGATGAAAGCTATGAACAATCCTATCCCAGCACCGGCTGCCAGCTTCAGTTGTGTTGGAATCGCGTTAATAATCGTTTCTCGAATCTTTGTTATCGTTAAGAAGAAGAATATGATACCTGAAATCATGACACCAAATAGTGCGACTTGCCAGGGAATATCCATAACGATGACAACTGAAAACGTAAAAAAGGCGTTGAGTCCCATACCTGGCGCTAATGCTATCGGGTACTTGGCCCATAGACCCATGATCAAACAACCAATCGCAGCTGAAAGACCAGTCGCAACAAATACTGCATCTGCATTCATTCCTGCTTCACTTAGTACATCGGGATTAACAAATAGGATGTATGCCATAGCGAGAAACGTCGTAACCCCCGCCATCGATTCTTGTTTGTAACTCGTACCATGTTGCTCGAAGTCAAAATACCGTTTCATGTCTTTTTCCCCCTTTTCCCCTTACTATTAATTAACCATTAAAAAAAGCCTAGGCACTTATCTACCTAGACTGATTGATTACCGAAATTTGCTATATGACTAAACAAAAGATAACACCATGTACAAAATGCGCTTGTTCATTCTTTTTAGGTAACATTCCACTGAAGTGAGATAAATCATCGTGCTCAGATGTCATTATCACTCCTCAGTAAATCGCAAGCCTTAAGAATGTAAACCTATTGAAACATGGGTTATACTTGTGCGTAGTCAAGCAATTCACGGTTGCCTGGTAGAAACTTTTGGGCCATATCCCCAAAAATATACGACAAGTGACCTATTTACTTTTTGTGATTAAATATATTTGCTACATTTCTTAGTTTAATCCTCACTTCGACATATGTCAACAAAAATACGAATGATGGAGCTAGATATTAGCCCAAACATTCGTATTTTTTGAATACTTAATGATTCGATATTCTTATTTGATACTATTATTATTACATTATTTAATCAGGTGCTACTCCCATTCAATTGTTGATGGTGGCTTTGAAGTGATATCATAAACAACCCTGTTAACACCTGTTACTTCGTTGCATATTCTTGTAGAAATTTTTTCTAGTACATCATAAGGAATTCGTGCCCAGTCTGCTGTCATACCATCCACGGAAGTCACTGCACGTATACCAATCGTATAATCATAGGTTCGAGCATCCCCCATGACGCCAACAGAACGCATGTCAGGCAATGCCGTGAAGTACTGCCAAATCTCCTGATCTAATCCTGCATTCTTAATTTCCTCGCGTAAGATGTGATCGGATTCGCGCACGATCTCTAGTTTTTCTTCTGTGATTTCACCGATGACACGAATGCCGAGTCCTGGTCCAGGGAACGGCTGACGCCATACGATCTCCTTTGGAAGTCCTAATTCCTCCCCTAGTCTCCGCACCTCATCCTTGAACAAGGTATTCAGGGGTTCAATCAGGTCCATTTTCATGTGTTCGGGAAGGCCACCGACATTATGATGCGATTTTATCGTCTGAGCAGTATCTGTCCCGCTTTCGATAATATCTGTGTAAAGTGTCCCTTGTGCCAAGAAATCCATATTTTCCAGTTTGGTTGACTCTTCTTCAAAAACGTAAATAAACTCGTTACCAATGATCTTTCTTTTTTGCTCTGGGTCAGAGACCCCTTCGAGTTTTGATAAAAAGCGCTCCTTAGCGTCTATTTTGAGGAGATTCATTTCGAACTTTTGTCCGAACGTCTCCATGACACTGTCGGCTTCACCTTTGCGGAGTAGTCCATGGTCGACAAACATACAGGTCAACTGGTCTCCAATGGCACGATGTATAAGCGCAGCTAC
The genomic region above belongs to Caldalkalibacillus salinus and contains:
- a CDS encoding NCS2 family permease — its product is MKRYFDFEQHGTSYKQESMAGVTTFLAMAYILFVNPDVLSEAGMNADAVFVATGLSAAIGCLIMGLWAKYPIALAPGMGLNAFFTFSVVIVMDIPWQVALFGVMISGIIFFFLTITKIRETIINAIPTQLKLAAGAGIGLFIAFIGLQNAGIVISNPATIVGMGHLTDPLTLLSVFGVLVSALFMIRGFKGGIFYGMVATAVAGVVVGLIDPPQKVVSAIPSLEPTFMQAITYPLNNPEVLTTQLLIVVFTFLFVDFFDTAGTLIAVANQAGLLKDGKLPRANKALSSDSIATITGSLLGTSTTTSYVESSAGVAVGGRTGFTSVVVAALFLISMFFSPLLGVFTSEVTAPALIIVGVLMAGSLSSILWQKLEYAIPAFVTVITMPLTYSIANGIALGFVLYPLMKVFKGEYRQVHPIMYVLFFVFIAYFIWLVE
- the guaA gene encoding glutamine-hydrolyzing GMP synthase, with product MERPDEIIVVLDFGGQYNQLIARRIRDLGVYSELLPHHVSVDKIKELNPKGIIFSGGPNSVYEEGSPKCDERIFDLGIPILGICYGMQLMTHHFKGKVEAATLREYGKALIQIERHNKLYDGLDAEQSVWMSHGDLVIEPPEGFGVDATNPSCPIAAMSDESRQLYAVQFHPEVRHSQYGNEMLRNFIYGICHCDGNWTMDAFIDQAVETIREAVGDKKVLCALSGGVDSSVVAALIHRAIGDQLTCMFVDHGLLRKGEADSVMETFGQKFEMNLLKIDAKERFLSKLEGVSDPEQKRKIIGNEFIYVFEEESTKLENMDFLAQGTLYTDIIESGTDTAQTIKSHHNVGGLPEHMKMDLIEPLNTLFKDEVRRLGEELGLPKEIVWRQPFPGPGLGIRVIGEITEEKLEIVRESDHILREEIKNAGLDQEIWQYFTALPDMRSVGVMGDARTYDYTIGIRAVTSVDGMTADWARIPYDVLEKISTRICNEVTGVNRVVYDITSKPPSTIEWE